From Bacteroidota bacterium, the proteins below share one genomic window:
- a CDS encoding phosphotransferase gives MIAQPESLYQPILEQRSLRLMEVLSEKKLRGVYKVAELSGGPPLILKVNKLFPGKLRREADLLQLAEAHELKHLKLPRIVDRSDHWMLMDCVQLEHYTRDTILLKAWTTAEAEKWIAALQEFQQIPQSSRGFSKKEKLKGAFYPLIRLIELRKAVNKRLSLWRRVQLGWMALRYLAYRPLLRQVTVHYDLNTFNFTNEQGSEKMLMIDFEAGAYRGDSLYDILYYLTIPTVRLEDWVFQRTLLGTWFRASEGKERFLSQRLRFQLVVLCLQRIQRFIDEPEKAQVYVDNLDLLFDGNRYRNWRIRLQQA, from the coding sequence TTGATAGCGCAACCGGAATCCCTTTACCAGCCGATCCTGGAGCAGCGGTCGCTCCGGCTGATGGAGGTGCTTTCGGAAAAAAAGCTGCGCGGCGTCTATAAAGTTGCGGAGCTGTCGGGCGGTCCCCCCCTGATTTTGAAAGTGAACAAATTGTTTCCTGGCAAGTTGCGCCGGGAAGCGGACCTTTTGCAATTGGCCGAAGCGCATGAATTGAAGCACCTGAAACTTCCGCGGATCGTGGACCGGAGCGATCACTGGATGTTGATGGACTGTGTGCAACTCGAACACTATACCCGCGATACCATACTACTGAAAGCCTGGACGACGGCGGAAGCGGAAAAATGGATCGCGGCCCTGCAGGAGTTTCAACAGATCCCGCAGTCTTCACGTGGCTTTAGTAAAAAAGAAAAGCTGAAAGGGGCCTTCTATCCGCTGATCCGTCTGATCGAACTCCGAAAAGCCGTGAACAAGCGGCTGTCACTGTGGAGGCGCGTGCAACTGGGGTGGATGGCCCTGCGCTACCTGGCTTATCGTCCTCTGCTCCGCCAGGTGACCGTGCACTATGACCTGAACACCTTTAATTTCACCAATGAACAGGGTTCGGAAAAGATGCTGATGATCGATTTCGAAGCCGGTGCCTACCGGGGCGATTCGCTTTACGATATTTTATATTATCTTACGATACCCACGGTACGACTGGAGGACTGGGTATTTCAGCGAACGTTGCTCGGGACCTGGTTTCGAGCATCCGAAGGCAAGGAACGCTTTCTGTCGCAGCGGCTCCGGTTTCAATTGGTCGTCCTGTGTTTGCAACGCATCCAGCGGTTCATCGATGAACCGGAGAAGGCACAGGTCTATGTAGACAACCTCGACCTGCTCTTTGACGGCAATCGATACCGGAATTGGCGGATTCGTTTGCAGCAAGCT